Part of the Terrisporobacter glycolicus ATCC 14880 = DSM 1288 genome is shown below.
AGATTAAATCTTGAAAATGATAAGGTACAAGTTAAAGATATCTCTAATAAACTCAATATTAAACCACCCTCAGTTACAAAAATGATAAAAAAACTAAATGATAAGAACATGTTGATTTATAAAAAGTATGATAGTATTGAACTAACTTCTTTGGGAGAAAGCGTAGGAGAAAAACTATTAAGCAGGCATAATACCATAAAAGAATTTTTAACTATTCTTGGTATAAAAGAATCTATTCATGAGGAAACAGAAACTATAGAACATACAATAAATGTTGAAACATTGATGAAAATTGAAGAGCTAATAAACT
Proteins encoded:
- a CDS encoding metal-dependent transcriptional regulator, translating into MSRREDYYTFNEYMKNNKLTPSEEDYIEMIYRLNLENDKVQVKDISNKLNIKPPSVTKMIKKLNDKNMLIYKKYDSIELTSLGESVGEKLLSRHNTIKEFLTILGIKESIHEETETIEHTINVETLMKIEELINFFRNNEDVLSRLKSYQEENKN